A genome region from Tolypothrix sp. PCC 7712 includes the following:
- a CDS encoding pentapeptide repeat-containing protein, whose product MLKVFVTAYQSAKNWNTKNINFLERIFIALSNNQKNILTNNNISNKESFKLAIAQLEQEDLEISLTVFDNLAKIAQADPKLHWQIMKALTNFVRNNASSLPKTEIKSNTTTIRADIQAALTVIASRNAEQDWENEQLDLSHTNISGAKLAQANLAQTNLYQTNLSGADLCSANLQGAILSAANLSGANLSGANLKEAILSAANLSGANLSGANLQRANLYLSKMDGAILNDAITTGANFRDTKFSQVINNQNISN is encoded by the coding sequence ATGTTAAAAGTATTTGTAACTGCTTACCAAAGTGCCAAAAATTGGAATACTAAAAATATAAATTTTTTAGAGAGAATTTTTATAGCGCTCAGTAATAATCAAAAAAACATCTTAACAAATAATAATATTTCTAATAAGGAGAGTTTCAAATTAGCAATCGCACAACTTGAGCAAGAAGACTTAGAAATTAGTTTAACTGTATTTGATAATTTAGCCAAAATTGCCCAAGCAGATCCAAAACTTCACTGGCAAATAATGAAAGCTCTAACTAATTTTGTGCGAAATAATGCTTCTAGTTTGCCTAAAACAGAAATTAAAAGCAATACCACTACAATACGTGCAGATATTCAAGCAGCTTTAACAGTTATTGCTAGCAGAAATGCTGAACAAGATTGGGAAAATGAGCAACTAGATTTGAGCCACACCAACATCAGTGGGGCGAAACTAGCTCAAGCAAATTTAGCACAAACAAACCTTTACCAAACTAATCTTTCTGGCGCTGATTTGTGTAGTGCCAATTTGCAAGGAGCAATCCTCAGCGCAGCCAATTTATCCGGGGCTAACCTATCCGGTGCTAATCTTAAAGAAGCCATCCTCAGCGCAGCTAATTTATCTGGGGCTAATCTTTCTGGAGCTAATTTGCAGAGGGCAAATCTATATTTATCCAAGATGGATGGTGCAATTCTCAATGATGCCATAACTACTGGGGCAAACTTCAGAGATACTAAATTTTCCCAGGTTATTAATAATCAAAACATATCAAATTAA
- the frr gene encoding ribosome recycling factor, which translates to MKLAEAESTMQKTVEATQRAFNTIRTGRANASLLDKVLVEYYGTPTPLKSLANISTPDASTILIQPYDRSSLNIVEKAISLSDVGLTPSNDGSVIRLNIPPLTSDRRKELVKIAAKYAEEGRVGIRNIRRDALDSIRKQEKSAEISEDEARDQQDKLQKITNKYTAKIDELLAEKEKDISTV; encoded by the coding sequence GTGAAATTAGCTGAAGCTGAGAGTACTATGCAAAAGACTGTTGAGGCAACTCAACGGGCTTTTAACACGATTCGTACTGGCCGTGCCAATGCCAGCCTATTAGATAAGGTATTAGTAGAGTATTACGGTACGCCTACTCCCTTAAAATCACTGGCAAATATCAGTACACCTGATGCCTCAACCATTCTCATTCAACCTTACGATCGCAGTAGCTTGAATATTGTGGAAAAGGCAATTTCCCTGTCAGACGTGGGTTTAACCCCCAGCAACGACGGTTCTGTAATTCGGCTGAATATACCGCCCTTGACAAGCGATCGCCGTAAAGAACTAGTCAAAATTGCTGCCAAGTATGCAGAAGAAGGTCGTGTTGGTATTCGCAACATCCGCCGCGATGCTTTAGATTCTATTCGCAAACAGGAAAAAAGTGCAGAAATTTCTGAGGATGAAGCTAGAGACCAACAAGATAAACTGCAAAAAATAACTAACAAATATACTGCCAAAATCGACGAATTATTGGCAGAAAAAGAAAAGGACATTTCGACTGTCTAG
- a CDS encoding FAD-dependent oxidoreductase, which yields MQLNKQPILKKLVLIGGGHSHAIVLKMFGMKPLPGVHLSLITMNSDTPYSGMLPGHIAGFYTHNQCHIDLQQLAKFTQAQLYIDQVVGLDLQNNLVICANHSPIEFDILSVDIGSTPAKISVSDGAEYVIPAKPVAKLLEHWDELLKNVRENPQQAFKIAIAGGGAGGVELALAMQAHLQQIVAQSGMLEVHLFQRDRELMPKHHYSVRQLVEQILTQRGIKLHLGETVTQVAPLTEKRNPDILQIKCTSGLTVECNKIFWVTQASAPQWLKTTGLGTDEQGFILVDDTLRSLTHPHVFAAGDIATMVNHPRPKAGVFAVRQGKPLFKNLRRFLQGKPLQPYIPQKQYLSLIGTGDGKAIATRGAFTLPPHQLLWFWKDCLDRRFMEKLLV from the coding sequence ATGCAGCTAAATAAACAGCCCATATTGAAAAAGTTAGTATTGATTGGTGGTGGTCACAGCCATGCAATTGTGTTGAAGATGTTTGGCATGAAACCTCTCCCTGGTGTGCATTTGAGTTTGATTACTATGAACTCAGATACACCATATTCAGGAATGTTACCAGGACATATTGCTGGTTTCTACACCCACAATCAATGCCATATTGACTTACAACAATTAGCTAAATTTACTCAAGCACAATTATATATTGACCAAGTTGTGGGTTTAGATTTGCAAAACAATCTAGTAATTTGTGCTAATCACTCGCCGATAGAATTTGATATTTTATCTGTTGATATTGGCAGCACGCCAGCCAAAATATCTGTATCAGATGGAGCAGAATATGTAATACCAGCTAAACCAGTGGCGAAACTCTTAGAACATTGGGATGAATTACTCAAAAATGTCAGAGAAAATCCCCAACAAGCCTTCAAGATTGCGATCGCAGGTGGTGGTGCTGGGGGTGTAGAGTTGGCGCTGGCGATGCAAGCACATTTACAGCAGATTGTCGCACAGTCGGGGATGCTGGAGGTTCATTTATTCCAACGCGATCGCGAACTTATGCCTAAGCATCATTACTCAGTGCGGCAGCTAGTTGAGCAAATTCTCACCCAACGGGGGATAAAACTACATTTAGGAGAAACTGTCACTCAAGTTGCGCCTTTAACAGAGAAGAGAAATCCAGATATTTTGCAAATTAAATGTACATCTGGGTTGACAGTAGAGTGCAACAAAATATTCTGGGTAACCCAAGCATCTGCACCACAGTGGTTAAAAACAACCGGATTGGGAACTGATGAGCAAGGCTTTATTTTAGTAGATGATACATTGCGATCGCTCACCCACCCTCATGTATTTGCAGCAGGTGACATTGCCACAATGGTGAATCATCCTCGTCCTAAAGCTGGGGTATTTGCTGTACGTCAAGGTAAGCCTTTGTTTAAGAATTTGCGGCGGTTTTTACAAGGTAAGCCTCTGCAACCCTATATACCCCAGAAACAATATTTGAGTTTAATTGGTACAGGCGATGGAAAAGCTATCGCTACTAGAGGCGCATTTACCTTACCACCGCATCAACTATTGTGGTTTTGGAAAGATTGCCTTGACCGTCGCTTCATGGAAAAATTATTGGTTTAG